From a single Mycolicibacterium moriokaense genomic region:
- a CDS encoding PaaI family thioesterase: MTPTAGPAAGNAVWWYPEDHDSGDWVAWANSLPFCRDLGLRCVEFTAASALFIMDRPALTPNPNGAVNGGIVVAAADQVMGAMTLRVSQQGMLPATGSLHIQYHRPALAPITFRAVPLGGGRRTKFIEVIVEDRYGNRCATSQGTMIAGGSNVSRGEPD; this comes from the coding sequence ATGACGCCGACCGCTGGGCCAGCCGCCGGCAATGCCGTGTGGTGGTACCCGGAGGACCACGATTCCGGCGACTGGGTGGCGTGGGCCAACTCGTTACCGTTCTGCCGAGATCTCGGCCTACGGTGCGTCGAGTTCACGGCTGCATCGGCCCTGTTCATCATGGATCGACCAGCACTGACTCCGAACCCGAACGGAGCCGTCAACGGCGGCATCGTCGTCGCCGCCGCGGACCAGGTCATGGGGGCGATGACGCTGCGCGTGAGCCAGCAGGGCATGCTGCCGGCCACCGGATCGTTGCACATTCAATATCATCGCCCCGCTCTGGCGCCGATCACCTTCCGTGCGGTGCCACTCGGCGGGGGCCGACGCACCAAGTTCATCGAGGTGATCGTCGAGGACCGCTACGGGAATCGTTGCGCCACAAGCCAAGGCACCATGATCGCCGGCGGTTCCAACGTTTCGCGTGGCGAACCGGACTAG
- a CDS encoding mycofactocin-coupled SDR family oxidoreductase has protein sequence MGLADGKVAFISGVARGQGRSHAVRLAEEGADIIGFDICADDPAVEYPLATQADLDETAELIGKFGRKALLSVADVRDYDAVKKVVDDGVAELGRLDIVLANAGVMAITGQHRLQRAAWDVGIDVMLNGVYNTVEAAIPHVRAGGRGGSIVITSSTAGLTGGLSDGSPGIQGYIAAKHGVVGLMRGWANVLAKEGIRVNTVHPTGVNSPMIANEAFARFVQEYPEIAGILQNPLPVPNGLLEPEDITNSIIHLISDAGQYITGTTFRVDAGFSSRA, from the coding sequence ATGGGTTTGGCAGACGGGAAAGTCGCCTTCATCTCAGGTGTCGCACGGGGGCAGGGCCGCTCGCACGCGGTTCGGCTCGCCGAAGAGGGCGCCGACATTATCGGATTCGACATCTGCGCTGACGATCCGGCTGTCGAGTATCCGCTGGCCACTCAGGCGGATCTGGACGAAACCGCGGAGCTGATCGGCAAGTTCGGGCGCAAGGCGCTGCTGAGCGTCGCGGACGTGCGTGATTATGACGCCGTCAAGAAGGTCGTCGACGACGGCGTGGCGGAGTTGGGCCGCTTGGACATCGTGTTGGCCAACGCCGGCGTCATGGCCATCACCGGGCAGCACCGTCTCCAGCGCGCGGCCTGGGACGTCGGCATCGACGTGATGCTCAACGGTGTCTACAACACCGTCGAAGCGGCGATCCCGCATGTGCGCGCCGGCGGCAGGGGCGGGTCTATCGTCATCACCAGCTCGACCGCGGGACTCACGGGTGGACTGTCCGATGGGTCCCCGGGGATACAGGGCTACATTGCTGCCAAGCACGGTGTCGTGGGGCTCATGCGGGGCTGGGCCAATGTGCTTGCCAAGGAAGGGATCCGGGTCAATACCGTGCACCCGACGGGCGTCAACTCGCCGATGATCGCCAACGAGGCATTCGCGCGCTTCGTCCAGGAGTACCCCGAGATCGCGGGCATCCTGCAGAACCCCTTGCCGGTGCCCAACGGCCTGTTGGAGCCCGAGGACATCACGAACTCGATCATCCACCTGATCTCCGACGCCGGCCAGTACATCACCGGGACGACCTTCCGCGTCGACGCAGGGTTCTCCAGCAGAGCCTGA
- a CDS encoding SDR family NAD(P)-dependent oxidoreductase, whose translation MKLDGSSAVVTGGASGLGLATVRRLLKEGPAAVVIADLPTSAGAAVAAELGERAFFVPADVRSADDLSAVFDAAEAQGPLRAVVHCAGRGGPVRVVDKKGEPGSLELYTEIVTINLIGSFNVLRLAAARMAGNEPVDGDRGVVILTASVAAFEGQIGQIPYASSKAGIVGMTIVAARDLASRQIRVNTIAPGTFDTPLLARLSDDVRASLAATVPHPSRLGDPDEYAQLAQAIIDNGMLNGETIRLDGAIRMAPR comes from the coding sequence ATGAAACTCGACGGCTCATCGGCAGTGGTGACGGGCGGGGCGTCGGGCCTCGGCCTGGCCACCGTGCGACGCCTGCTCAAGGAAGGTCCCGCGGCGGTGGTGATCGCAGACCTGCCCACCTCCGCGGGCGCTGCGGTGGCTGCTGAGCTCGGCGAACGAGCATTCTTCGTTCCCGCCGACGTGCGTAGTGCCGACGACCTGTCGGCGGTATTCGATGCAGCAGAGGCCCAGGGCCCACTGCGCGCGGTGGTGCACTGCGCCGGTCGGGGCGGGCCAGTGCGGGTGGTGGACAAGAAGGGTGAGCCGGGCTCGCTGGAGCTCTACACCGAGATCGTCACCATCAACCTGATCGGCTCGTTCAACGTGCTGCGGCTTGCCGCGGCCCGGATGGCGGGCAATGAACCGGTGGACGGGGACCGTGGCGTCGTCATTCTGACCGCATCGGTGGCGGCGTTCGAGGGCCAGATCGGCCAGATCCCCTACGCCTCGTCGAAGGCGGGCATCGTGGGAATGACGATCGTGGCGGCGCGGGACTTGGCCAGCCGGCAGATACGGGTCAACACGATTGCACCCGGGACGTTCGACACCCCGCTGTTGGCCCGACTCTCCGACGATGTGCGGGCCTCGTTGGCGGCTACGGTGCCGCATCCGAGCCGACTCGGCGATCCCGACGAGTATGCGCAGCTGGCACAGGCCATCATCGACAACGGCATGCTCAACGGCGAGACGATCCGGCTCGACGGAGCCATCAGGATGGCCCCCCGGTGA
- a CDS encoding crotonase/enoyl-CoA hydratase family protein — translation MTGSEVTAGVQVDIDSHIAVIAINRPAVRNAIDFDTATAIATALDDVEAAVDVRAIIITGRGGHFSAGMDLKAYSSGGRRPITKTRGAFGIVERPPAKPLIAAVEGAALGGGLEIALAADLIVAAQGSRLGLPEVARGLVATAGGVIRLPNRIPRALALEMILTGTPISAERAYEVGLVNRIVPAGQTLDEARVIAAAIAANAPMAVRAAKAVATRSPNWRDDDTREAFALQRSYTDPVRESADAAEGAKAFVEKRPPVWRDA, via the coding sequence GTGACCGGTAGCGAGGTGACCGCGGGCGTCCAGGTGGACATCGACAGTCACATCGCGGTCATTGCGATCAACCGGCCAGCGGTGCGCAACGCGATCGACTTCGACACCGCGACCGCCATCGCAACCGCGCTTGACGACGTCGAGGCGGCCGTCGACGTCCGGGCGATCATCATCACCGGGCGCGGGGGACACTTCAGCGCCGGCATGGATCTCAAGGCGTATTCGTCGGGCGGTCGACGACCGATCACCAAGACCCGAGGCGCGTTCGGGATCGTCGAGCGGCCGCCGGCCAAGCCCCTGATTGCCGCAGTCGAGGGTGCGGCGCTGGGTGGCGGGCTGGAGATCGCGCTGGCCGCCGACCTGATCGTCGCGGCTCAAGGTTCCCGGCTGGGGCTGCCCGAGGTCGCCCGCGGCCTGGTCGCCACGGCCGGCGGTGTGATCCGGCTCCCGAACCGGATACCGCGCGCACTGGCGTTGGAGATGATTCTCACCGGCACCCCGATCAGCGCCGAACGAGCCTACGAAGTCGGCCTGGTTAACCGCATCGTTCCGGCCGGGCAGACGCTCGACGAAGCCCGCGTGATCGCCGCGGCGATTGCGGCGAACGCGCCGATGGCGGTGCGCGCCGCCAAGGCCGTCGCGACCCGCTCACCGAACTGGCGTGACGACGACACCCGCGAGGCTTTCGCCCTGCAACGCTCCTACACCGACCCCGTCCGCGAATCCGCCGACGCTGCCGAAGGCGCCAAGGCATTCGTCGAGAAGCGCCCACCGGTGTGGCGCGATGCCTGA
- a CDS encoding enoyl-CoA hydratase/isomerase family protein: MTARATPRERGVHTGDVAVEVLANHVAVIEIRRPPNNFFDAPLIEEITEVLDELQVKDAARAVVLAAQGKHFCAGADFAGTSGAAEVSPDEGARALYAAAARIFRAELPVVAALQGAAIGGGLGLALAADFRVASPESRFSANFSRLGFHHGFGLTVTLPRAVGAQHAADLLLTGRRIGGEEAYRLGLVDRLVETSEIRSAAVEFARELATAAPLAVRSIRKTLRAGLADEVAKATEHERSEQAWLRTTEDFAEGVQASAERRDPLFTGR, from the coding sequence GTGACCGCGAGGGCGACGCCGCGAGAGCGCGGTGTCCACACCGGTGACGTTGCTGTCGAGGTTCTGGCCAACCATGTCGCGGTCATCGAAATCCGGCGGCCGCCGAACAACTTCTTCGACGCACCGCTCATAGAAGAGATCACCGAAGTCCTCGACGAGTTGCAGGTTAAGGACGCGGCCAGGGCGGTCGTCCTGGCCGCGCAGGGCAAACATTTCTGTGCCGGAGCGGATTTCGCGGGCACCAGCGGGGCTGCCGAGGTATCGCCCGACGAGGGGGCGCGAGCGCTCTACGCGGCAGCGGCGCGGATCTTCCGCGCCGAACTGCCGGTGGTGGCGGCGTTGCAGGGCGCCGCCATCGGCGGCGGCCTGGGGCTGGCACTGGCCGCTGATTTCCGGGTTGCAAGTCCGGAGTCGCGGTTCAGTGCGAATTTCTCGCGACTGGGGTTCCATCACGGCTTCGGGTTGACGGTGACACTGCCGCGGGCGGTTGGAGCCCAGCATGCCGCTGACTTGCTGCTCACCGGCCGCCGGATCGGCGGCGAGGAGGCGTACCGCCTCGGTTTGGTCGACCGGCTGGTCGAGACGTCGGAGATTCGTTCAGCGGCAGTCGAATTCGCGCGCGAACTCGCGACCGCCGCGCCGCTGGCCGTGCGAAGCATCCGCAAGACGCTGCGCGCCGGGTTGGCCGACGAGGTGGCCAAAGCCACCGAGCACGAGCGGTCCGAGCAGGCCTGGCTGCGCACCACCGAGGACTTCGCCGAAGGTGTCCAGGCCTCCGCGGAGCGCCGCGACCCGCTCTTCACCGGACGATGA
- a CDS encoding acyl-CoA dehydrogenase family protein, giving the protein MSAVDAGPDRRQDNGSDNQEKLLGLRRQVRELTGQWLAEGRYRPRSDCWLRSFDLEFSRELAARGLIGLTWPKEFGGSELDARSRLVVTEELLRAGAPVGAHWIGDRQIGPAILRHGNPQLQQEILPGITSAEFVFCLGMSEPEAGSDLAAVRTVAKRTDGGWVVNGRKTWTSQAHRATHAYLLARTDASGRKHEGLSEFIVDMHHPGVEVSPIIDLSGEHHFNEVTFADVFVPEHWLIGVEGDGWRQVVDQLSFERGGPERVLSTYPLLVETIEQLRTADDHRFDEELGSLVARLSVLRRRCWGIAEALDAGQAPVVEAASLKYSGTEFEIDVIEFARRVGLPTAHDDGLVQALLASPGFTIRGGSSDVLLSIIAKSEARK; this is encoded by the coding sequence ATGAGCGCGGTCGATGCCGGACCTGACCGGCGCCAGGACAACGGTTCCGACAATCAAGAAAAGCTGCTCGGACTGCGTCGGCAAGTACGTGAGCTGACCGGGCAGTGGCTCGCCGAGGGCCGTTACCGGCCACGTAGCGACTGCTGGCTTCGCTCCTTCGATCTCGAGTTCTCCCGCGAGCTCGCCGCACGCGGGCTGATCGGGCTGACGTGGCCGAAGGAGTTCGGCGGCTCGGAACTCGATGCGAGGTCACGCCTCGTGGTCACCGAAGAACTGCTGCGAGCTGGGGCTCCCGTTGGTGCGCACTGGATCGGTGACCGCCAGATCGGGCCGGCGATCCTGCGACACGGCAATCCCCAACTCCAGCAGGAGATACTTCCCGGCATCACCAGCGCCGAGTTCGTGTTCTGTCTTGGCATGAGCGAGCCGGAGGCCGGCTCCGATCTGGCCGCCGTGCGGACGGTGGCCAAGAGGACCGACGGCGGCTGGGTCGTCAACGGCCGTAAGACCTGGACCAGTCAGGCCCATCGCGCCACGCACGCCTACCTGTTGGCGCGCACCGATGCCAGCGGGCGCAAGCACGAGGGGCTGTCCGAGTTCATCGTCGACATGCACCATCCCGGCGTCGAGGTGTCGCCCATCATCGACCTGTCGGGCGAACACCACTTCAACGAGGTCACGTTCGCCGACGTTTTCGTGCCCGAGCATTGGCTGATCGGTGTCGAAGGCGACGGCTGGCGCCAGGTGGTCGACCAGCTGTCGTTCGAACGCGGTGGACCGGAACGTGTGCTGAGCACCTATCCACTGCTGGTCGAGACGATCGAGCAGTTGCGGACCGCCGACGATCATCGCTTCGACGAAGAACTGGGTTCGCTGGTTGCGCGGTTGTCAGTTCTGCGGCGACGGTGCTGGGGGATCGCCGAGGCGCTCGACGCGGGCCAGGCCCCGGTTGTCGAAGCGGCGAGCCTGAAGTACTCGGGTACCGAGTTCGAAATCGACGTCATCGAGTTCGCCCGTCGAGTCGGGCTTCCCACCGCACACGACGACGGCCTGGTACAGGCGCTGCTGGCCTCGCCGGGATTCACCATCCGCGGGGGATCCTCCGACGTCCTGTTGTCTATCATCGCCAAGAGCGAGGCGCGCAAATGA
- a CDS encoding acyl-CoA dehydrogenase family protein produces the protein MSEFAGELVGLIQNLAKDAGETTESAADEISPQWSQVQELGLVGIGIPEDLGGSGGELGDLVVVVRELAAHAIRTPIVEAAVAAFAAGVPEPGSFGSVVVDRTVASPGGTVTADLYGVPFATHAGELVIVGDLGLAVVSLSAAGVDVEPAIDIAGAPAGNVRLQRAAARPARQGSEPAAVVDRLGLLRSAALLGSASRAYELTRQYVQEREQFGAPLLKIPAVATALAQMAVHIGGLRSAVDRAISLCADGGVSPTRRFSAVASARIVGAQAATLVARSAHQLHGAVGVTQEYGLHRYSRSLWAWRDADEPERAWSNRLGAAARSLGEAELWDTLTA, from the coding sequence ATGAGTGAATTCGCCGGCGAACTCGTCGGTTTGATCCAGAATCTGGCCAAGGACGCCGGCGAGACCACAGAGAGCGCCGCGGACGAAATCTCGCCCCAGTGGTCGCAGGTGCAGGAGCTTGGCCTCGTGGGCATCGGCATCCCCGAAGACCTCGGCGGTTCGGGCGGCGAACTCGGTGACCTGGTGGTTGTCGTGCGCGAGCTGGCCGCCCACGCGATCAGGACTCCCATCGTCGAGGCCGCTGTCGCGGCGTTCGCCGCCGGTGTGCCGGAGCCGGGGTCCTTCGGTTCGGTGGTGGTCGATCGCACGGTGGCCTCGCCGGGGGGGACCGTCACGGCCGACCTGTACGGGGTGCCGTTCGCGACCCACGCCGGCGAGCTTGTCATCGTCGGTGACCTGGGCCTGGCAGTCGTGTCGCTCTCGGCCGCGGGGGTAGACGTCGAACCCGCCATCGATATCGCCGGCGCCCCGGCCGGGAACGTGCGCCTCCAGCGCGCCGCCGCTCGCCCGGCGCGCCAGGGCTCCGAACCCGCGGCTGTGGTCGACCGTCTGGGGCTGCTACGTTCGGCAGCTCTGCTCGGAAGCGCTTCGCGCGCATACGAGTTGACACGCCAGTACGTCCAGGAGCGTGAGCAGTTCGGTGCACCGCTGCTGAAGATCCCCGCCGTCGCGACGGCGTTGGCGCAGATGGCCGTACACATTGGCGGTCTTCGCTCGGCGGTGGATCGCGCGATCTCACTGTGCGCTGACGGGGGAGTGAGCCCGACGCGACGGTTCAGTGCAGTAGCCAGCGCCCGGATCGTGGGCGCGCAGGCGGCCACGCTGGTGGCCCGCTCGGCACACCAATTGCACGGTGCGGTCGGGGTCACCCAGGAGTACGGGTTGCACCGATACTCGCGCTCGCTGTGGGCGTGGCGCGACGCCGACGAGCCTGAGCGGGCCTGGTCGAATCGGCTCGGAGCCGCTGCGCGCTCGCTCGGCGAGGCGGAATTGTGGGACACGCTCACGGCCTGA